GGCCAGGAAACCCATCAAAGTTGAAAGCATATTACCTGATACTTGGCCGACTCGACCTTGTCCTTTCTCATTTTCTCCAAACCCTAATTTGCTAGAACAATTCGTGAAACCCTttgctcttcctcttctccGTTTCCGTTTCATGATAAGAATCAATATCTTTGCATCCTCTCTGCTACCATCGGCTTCCCAGCTAGAATTAATTGCCGACGAAATCCTCTGTGGTTGTGGGAGATTTCGCTTATACTTGGATCTCGACAAACCTTGAGTGCCTCAAAGCAGATCGGAGATTTATTCAGCGCGGATAAgtggagagagaaagaagaaggagatgatgatccatgaggaagaagaaattgaAGAGAGGGAGACGGAGAGAAAGAATGATCAGAGATATTTACAAGATAAGTGAGTGTCGAGGGAGTTGGATTTAACgccattgttgttgttgctggaAGGAACCTTTGGTCATGGAGAGATTCTTCGTCTTTATCCACCTCAGCCAGTTCATACTATTCTATTGCCCCTAGATCAGTCTGTATATATATTTGCCTAATATGCTTTCTCTTGAAACTCTTGGATTTGTCTAGGTTACATGTATCACAAAGAGGTAAGAACTGATACGGTTTTATTGAAACACTGAATTTGTTGCCTCCGTTTCCAGTTTGGAAGGTACATCATCTAATGTTTTCCAATGCGTTGATACCATGGAAGGGcctttaaaaaaagaaagtcGTCTAATAATAAACATATGGTTTGCTCGAGCATGTTTTAAACTTCAATCATAACTGAAATACGTGTTTACAATCTGTTTTTATAAACTGTTCAATCGACATGGAGACACTactatttctctctttagttTCGTTgcagtgttttttttaaaaaattagtatattgTTTCTTGGACCATGTTTGCATCTTCAGCTATTCATAAATGAGAACTGTTTAGTTTACAGTCTTATTTGATAGCTACTTTGCGTTTCTTGATATGGATGCAGTTAATAGAGATGTGAGCCCATCACATGGAAACATTGTGGATGGAAGCGGGAGATTTGTCTCCAACAGAACAGTAATAGATTTAAGGGAAAAGCTGATTACGTTTATGGAACTCAATCTACCCGATGGAAAGAGAGTTCTCCAAACTTGCACAATCAGACTGGCGATGGACCGTTCACCccgagaaggaggaggaggcgaAGAGAGAAGGCATATGGAATTTAATTATTCATGTATGTGTATGTTGATCTCTACAAATGTGTATTTCTTTTACAGTAATGTACTTATGGCTTCTTGGTTCTTGCAGAtgagaataaatataatttatcgacCAGAGGTCTTTTTGGTCAATTGTTTGGTGAACTCCTCACGAACCTTGACTATGGTTATATTTGTGAGATAGTgcttatatattgttttgtattCTCTGTTTGCTTAAATTCATCTGACATTATCGTAACTGTGTTGTAGGGTGCCACCAGCATAATCCAGCGAGCCTGTTGTTGCGGAGAAGCAAACCAAGGGCTGTGGCACAACAACCCCACCTGGAATCAAAAACGTGGAGAAAACACGTAAGCACCCCCGTGAGTGATAAGATCGTTTTCCTTCGATCAGTCCGTCAACACCACTTTATTCTCccattatttaaattaattttgtctCTTTCATTACGTCCAAgctttgttttggttttaaatttcCTCAAACTAtttaacattttgtttttcaGTGAAGCTTTGACGGGATTATCATAGTTGTTCATGTTGTTAGCTCAAACCATTAGAACATATTCACACTAAAAAAAGTCGGAAACAAGTTTGGGACCCTTTCCCGATTTTCCAATTTCAAAACACTTTACAATGACTACAATCGTAGGGGTGAAATGATTCTATAAGCAAGTAAAATTAAAACACTCGcaactattttaaaatgttttcacaACATTTTCAGGTTTTACTATGTACGATGTCTGCTTAACGCACACGTTCCATAATGTTATTAATTTAATGCTTCAACAAACATGAACGATATTAACagtgcccaaaaaaaaaaaaaacagatcctCCACTCGAATATCATTGAATAATGTAGACATCCAAAATTATATATGCACCCATCTTCCTTGCAATAAAATTCTTAAGTTGACTTATCAATCTAATAAGCTAACAGCTTGGAAATTATTCACCAAAGATAATATACTTTCAACTCATAATACtgctaaatatataaatatatatatacgtctatttaatagtttaaaaaacgAGGATAAATGAAAAGCCTCAACAGTTCTATTTATGTGTAATCACAGATACATATTAACGCCTACCATTCAAAGTAGTGCATATAATTGCCTTAAAACCCTTAAAGTTCAAGTTATAAAAACAGTAACACAAAAAGATACACATGGTCATCTCTTCCCTATAAATAATCTACGACACCAATCATCATCGTAAACGCAAAAAAACAATCCAAAACACCTCAAACCTGCAACTCACGATCATGGCGCCTACACAACTTAATGAGCTAAGCCCTACAAACTATGCCAGTGAACATGCTGTCTCTCATTGTCTCCAAAGTTGGTGCAACCTCATCGACTGATTACTACAACACCATCCTCACTTGCAAGAATAAAGCTACAGTTCCCTCAACgaccccgcgcttgcgcggggctAAGCACCTAGTTATTTGTAAAATTTAGTGCATTGTAAAAGCGGagtaaataataatactaatctatatatataaaagagtgtTTAACTCCTTCCTAGGCTGTCCACGTAGGATTCCAGTTAGAAAATTCAGTGATTCTGGGCACGCCACGTGTCCTTTAAATGAAACGGTGCGCATTAACAGAAGCAACATGGATGTGGGCCGTGTTATGTGTGTGGGCTCTGTGTTCTCTCATATAATCAAGCTCAAGAGTTACTGACCTATGCCTCGGTTTCATCGTGTTCTTTCTTCTCTGCCGCCCAAAAGCTTGAGATGTTGTAGTCGGCGTGACGATTACTTTTGTAGGGTTTCGATTGCATCCTTTGAACTCCTTTTCCATCAATTGAAATTAAATCACTTACAGATTCATCGCACTAAACATCTTCTTAACTCCTTTAGCCACGATCTATACTTTAATGTGAAGTTATCTTCTGCGAGGCGGTGATCTACAGGTATAAAAAGGTTagctttcttcctctcaaaaccATCTTCTCGATCTGTTGAACCAACAAAGTAAACTTATTTTCTGAGAAATGGCTAACTCGAAAATTCTTCTTTTTGATTTGAAGTTGGGTAGATGTTCCTCCACCGCTGAGGTTAGGTTACGGTTGTGGGACAGGAATGTCAAGCAAAATCTGGAAccgagaaagatgaagaattgAGACTTATAAGATCGTTCGTAAAACAAAATCGCAGTAAGCCTTCTTTTTAGATCTTGCATTTGTTCTTCATTGATATATTTTCTCACAATTGGCCAATTCTTTTTTGAACTTCTAATATAAAACAAACGCGGAGTACGTAAGTGGCATGtgactagagagagagatggaaggCGACGGAGCAAGCGGCGGAGAGAAACGAAGAAAGCGGCGGAGAACGATGGAGTAAGCGGTGGAGAACAACGCAGCAAAGGCGCATAACAATGAACAAGCGGCGTTGAGATGGAGCAAGTGACGGAAAGAGTGAGATGGAAGCCATGGAACAAGTGAAAGAGAGTGTGACGAGAGATAGATAAGGCAATTGCTGCAATTCAACCAGGCACGAGGGATTTTGATAGGCTCTCGGACAGGGTAAATTAATTACTCTTTTAGGCAAACATTTTACAAAGGGACATGTCTAAATGTGATTCTTTCTTTCAAAGTAGATACTCATGATAAGAAGATGACACCTATTGAAGATATCAAATCTCTAAACATGAAAACATAACCACGGGGATGATTGAAGGTGATTGAAGTTGGAAACATAACCAGGGGGGTGCTGAAAGAATAGCCTATTAGAGATATAATTATGAATCGGTTTGTTgattaagtttattttttacATGTGTTTGATCATTCTTAGTTTAAAACTGAAGCCGTCGTGTAGACTCATGGTCTTCGGATTGTAGAAACAAAATCATGCTTTAATTTTCTcagaaatttcaatttttaatatccAAATTGTTATTTTCACTCTTCGGGAGATAATTTAATCTCAGGTATCTTAAAACTTTTCTATCCAGATCTTTATTCTAACTTCTGTAGGATATAATTTTCAGATCCGTTTGTTGATACTGAAAAGAGCTGCATACTGCATTGGATGACGCTAGGAAAAGGCTTCGTGTAATAGAAGGCTGAAGCTTCTTTGTGGAAAGACACCGCTTTTA
This genomic stretch from Brassica napus cultivar Da-Ae chromosome C9, Da-Ae, whole genome shotgun sequence harbors:
- the LOC106417112 gene encoding probable acyl-CoA dehydrogenase IBR3 isoform X1 — its product is MRKKKLKRGRRRERMIRDIYKIINRDVSPSHGNIVDGSGRFVSNRTVIDLREKLITFMELNLPDGKRVLQTCTIRLAMDRSPREGGGGEERRHMEFNYSYENKYNLSTRGLFGQLFGELLTNLDYGYIWCHQHNPASLLLRRSKPRAVAQQPHLESKTWRKHVSTPVSDKIVFLRSVRQHHFILPLFKLILSLSLRPSFVLVLNFLKLFNILFFSEALTGLS
- the LOC106417112 gene encoding uncharacterized protein LOC106417112 isoform X3, translating into MRKKKLKRGRRRERMIRDIYKIINRDVSPSHGNIVDGSGRFVSNRTVIDLREKLITFMELNLPDGKRVLQTCTIRLAMDRSPREGGGGEERRHMEFNYSYENKYNLSTRGLFGQLFGCHQHNPASLLLRRSKPRAVAQQPHLESKTWRKHVSTPVSDKIVFLRSVRQHHFILPLFKLILSLSLRPSFVLVLNFLKLFNILFFSEALTGLS
- the LOC106417112 gene encoding probable acyl-CoA dehydrogenase IBR3 isoform X2, which translates into the protein MRKKKLKRGRRRERMIRDIYKIINRDVSPSHGNIVDGSGRFVSNRTVIDLREKLITFMELNLPDGKRVLQTCTIRLAMDRSPREGGGGEERRHMEFNYSYENKYNLSTRGLFGQLFGELLTNLDYGCHQHNPASLLLRRSKPRAVAQQPHLESKTWRKHVSTPVSDKIVFLRSVRQHHFILPLFKLILSLSLRPSFVLVLNFLKLFNILFFSEALTGLS